From the Kogia breviceps isolate mKogBre1 chromosome 15, mKogBre1 haplotype 1, whole genome shotgun sequence genome, one window contains:
- the LOC131742916 gene encoding LOW QUALITY PROTEIN: serpin B10 (The sequence of the model RefSeq protein was modified relative to this genomic sequence to represent the inferred CDS: deleted 1 base in 1 codon; substituted 1 base at 1 genomic stop codon) — protein sequence MDSLAKSVNQCALGLSKKLAESAEGKNIFFSPWGISTSLAMVYLGTKGTTAAQMSQVLQFSRDQDSKSCPDSFEKKRKMEFNVGKAEEIHSNFQTLISEINNPSNACILKTANRIYGEKTYPFHNKYLQDMQTYFGAEPQSVNFMEASDQIRKEINSWVESQTEGKILNLLPDDAVNSATRMVLVNALYFKRMXEHQFLVQNTTEKPFRINKTASKPVQMMSMKEKLQVFYIEKPQAIGLQLFYESRDFSLLILLPEDKSGLDGLEKAITYEKLSEWTSADMMQLCEVQLHLPKFKLEETYDLKSSLGSMGMSDAFSQSKADFSGMSTERNLFLSNVFHKSFVEINEQGTEAAAGTGSEVSFRIKLPSIEFNADHPFLFFIRHNKTNSILFYRRFCSP from the exons ATGGACTCTCTagcaaaatctgtcaaccaaTGTGCTCTGGGGCTTAGCAAAAAGCTAGCTGAATCTGCTGAgggtaaaaatatc tttttttctccgTGGGGCATCTCAACCTCCTTGGCCATGGTGTATTTGGGCACCAAAGGCACCACTGCAGCCCAAATGTCCCAG gttCTTCAGTTTAGCAGAGACCAGGACAGCAAATCTTGTCCTGAcagttttgaaaagaaaaggaaaatg gaattCAACGTAGGCAAGGCTGAAGAAATACACTCTAATTTCCAGACACTTATCTCAGAAATCAACAATCCCAGCAATGCTTGCATACTTAAAACAGCCAACAGGATCTATGGGGAGAAAACGTATCCATTTCACAAT aaatatttacaagACATGCAAACATACTTTGGCGCAGAGCCACAGTCTGTGAACTTTATGGAAGCTTCTGACCAAATCAGAAAGGAGATCAACTCTTGGGTTGAAAGCCAGACTGAAG GAAAAATCCTGAATCTCCTACCTGATGATGCTGTGAATTCTGCAACCAGAATGGTTCTGGTAAATGCCCTTTACTTTAAAAGAATGTAGGAACATCAATTCTTGGTCCAAAATACCACAGAAAAGCCTTTCAGAATAAACAAG ACTGCAAGCAAACCAGTGCAGATGATgtccatgaaagaaaaacttcAAGTATTTTACATAGAAAAGCCACAAGCCATAGGCCTTCAACTCTTCTATGAGAGCCGTGACTTCAGCCTCCTCATACTACTGCCGGAAGACAAAAGTGGGCTGGATGGG CTGGAAAAAGCCATCACCTATGAGAAGTTGAGTGAGTGGACCAGCGCAGACATGATGCAGTTGTGTGAGGTGCAGCTGCATCTCCCCAAGTTCAAGCTGGAAGAGACTTATGATCTCAAGTCAAGCCTGGGCAGCATGGGGATGAGTGATGCCTTTAGCCAGAGCAAAGCTGACTTCTCAGGAATGTCCACGGAGAGAAACCTATTTCTGTCCAATGTGTTCCATAAGTCttttgtggaaataaatgaacaaggtACAGAGGCCGCAGCTGGTACTGGGAGTGAGGTGAGTTTTCGAATTAAACTCCCCTCCATTGAATTCAATGCAGACCACCCATTCCTCTTCTTCATCAGGCACAACAAAACCAACAGCATTCTATTTTACAGGAGGTTCTGCTCCCCTTAA